The genome window AATAGATATGAATACTGAGTGGCCATGCTAGCGAATATGTGATGCAGACCAATGATTGAGTAATACACGAACGGGCGTATGGTATATGAATCACGTAGGCCTATgagattttcattttatgtttatCATGAAATACTGTAGATTCTTCACTCCTTCACAATACCTTGCAAAGACATAACAAAGAGATTTTAAAAACGGTGCCTTCCtcgctgtttttgcattatttatttttagaagtgcgccctcttgtgtaaagaaatgacattaTGACTTAGCAGTTGTACAATGTGATTCGTGGAAgccatgttttgttttcgaACATACTGATgcacttgtacatgtagcataAATCATACTTCGCTCTGTGTGCACGTTTTGCTCTTTTTATGTTCTGTTGAATTTCACTGTGATAGAAAAAGATTACACTCTTCCTTTGAACACTGAGAAACGGATCCAGATGTCATACTATCCCTGTCTAACCAGTATTGATAGACAGATTGATTGTACTCATTCTGTCTATATAACGCTTCATACATACTTCTTCCTGCTCCTCttccatattttttattttctgtatttttctatctccctctctttctctctgctgTATGCACTCGCATTATTTGacggaaaaaataaaacaaaacagaatacaCACTGTGATATGCGggtacaaaatgttgaaaaaggGATTTTATAAAGTGCAAACAAAACTATTCCGAAAGTCTGCAGATTACATTGAAACACCAAATTTGTTTGTTCAAAATATTGTCTTTCTCGGGAAAGAGAATAGGATATACTAGTATGTATAAAATCATGTATACAACGTAAGTAAGATAATGCTGCCTTAAAACAGCTCTAGCAAGTTTGTACTGCCCTTCGCATTAAGCGTGAGAGCACTGGGTATGTAAACATTTCTAAATGCCGAACGTCCTCTATAGAAATTTGTAATGATTCagataagaaaacaaaatcatatcaacTTCAAGGTCCTACATGCTATGCGCCCGTTTAAGAAGTCTTATTTTATACTTAAGCAGACATGAAAACACAATTTCGTGAACattaggtcttttttttttcagcaagagTTATTCCAAATTTAGTTCATGATCTTGACTTAAATTCCAAAAGATATCCATTTTCCTgattgtttcttcttttcttagAATATGGCCTCCCTATCCCATCACCAGTCGCAAAAatctgttttatagaatagTTATATCGATTAAATAAGAGCTGGAAAGTAGAAATAGTTATGTACAAAACACGGACTTTTTAATGCGAAATTGTAGAAGATTGTACAGAAAGTGACCCAACATAATAACTTCAATCAAAGTACACAGCTGTATATAAACATTCATACCTCCATTATACTTCTGTCCTACAAACGTCATGTTTTAACCCACATGTTCGTTCTCGTTCTACATGTTGTCATAAACGTAATACTTAAAGACAAGATTAACAAATATTTCCTGATTACATGTCAGAATAACACGAAGAAGTAAAGACTCTTCATATAGATGAgttgtatataatataatcatGACATCTAATGTTGATTGATATGAGAGCCTTCAAGCCTTCACGGATGActgaagaaagaatcagtatTGAGATATTTTAAGAAATTGTTCGTCGCTGAGTATGTAATGTGATATCAGTGGTTTACTGTATTGCAAATTATTTTGTAGgaataatctttttttaaaacattttctcTGCGAGTGCCAAATTCACGCGTCGCCTGAATAACTTAAATGGAATTAAGGATTGTCAAGGTTTGACATATACTTACTTTGTACATACTGAGTTATACACGTTCAGATGTACTCAGcatgttttctttgaagaataaaACGTGAATTACTCTGGAAGTTGGTTTATCTGTGTTTttcctccgttttttttttctttcctttgtttaAACGAGATTTATCATTTGCACAACACACTTGTCTACTTGCAAGCCCACGCGTATTGGGTCGATAGGTAAATAGGCAAGTTGTTTACTATACCAAATTGAGAAggcaatttcatttatttatcttagAACCCAAGAGACGATCACTTCTTGGGTTTTCATGTATTCTTGGATGCATTACCATCTGTATTATATAGCACTCGTTTGTAAAAAGCCTTATTGAGCGCCTTTCTCTGGATTTCCGTTGCTGTTCTCCTGGTAGAGAGACCATGTAGCAAAGATCAGATGGAGCTGgacaaaaggaaaaagaaaatggtgaaAACAGAATAGGGAAACCATGACTATGACAGATTTCGACTTTTGTCATTACATACATGTGTCATAGAGTTGGTCTGTCTTATCTTCGGTTTTCCCTTTATTACCTTTCCCCTGCACAGCCTGTGAGAAGGTGCTCatgatttgaaaagaaagaaagaaagaaagaaagaaagaaagctggATCATGTTTAACAGCAAGGAACGTGTCCAAGTTGGACATCATGATGATAATGCCATGATCATAACATTTAGTAAAGGACTGTCAATAAGTCAAACATGACTAAATTTAACATTATGTGACCTTTTGATAAAGCCAATTGAACGTCTTTCGTATTCAACGCCAACATCATGACATCTTATATGGTATTGTAAACCCAGACAATGCCCGCAGCTTCTCACGGTGCTTGTATTGCAATTGTGTATATCATTGGGTTTGTGTGGTCATACTACAGTAGACATCACATGTTGTTATACAGATATCAACATTGAATCGACTAATGATGGAGCTGTTGTGAAACAGTGAAAATGATTCCGGGTTCCCAGATGTGCCATCAGTTCTGTTGCCTTCTTGATGCTGTCAAAGAatgttaaccccccccccccccaaaaaaaaaaaaaaaaaaaagaaaagaaaagaaaagaatgatattgtgagcgaaatgtttaaaaaagtaTGGAATGTTATAATGATTTCAGCCAGTTTGCACTGATAAACAAGACATGCAAGATGGAAGGCTGGATATGCCATGCGTAATGTAAAGACATTATTCGGGGTATAGGTGCATATTCAGGTGTTCAGATCCCAGCGGTTTCCTATAAGTAACGCGTTTCGTTTAGAAACCTTGTGAAGGCCTTGAAGACAAATACTGTGGGATGTTGATATTGATGTGATCAGAGCACTGTACTTACATCATAAATGAACCTGAAGCCGAACCAGATTATCTCTCCAAGGATGTAGTTCTCATCGCCAAGTCCACTCGTCGTCTGCAATgacgaaaatgtgaaaatagtaCACGTGACCGTACAAATCACGTTCTTTTTTTGGGCCAAAgtcaaaaagacaaaacaaaacagaagcaaaaacaaaaacaacagagaCACACAAATTCAAAAAGGGCACAGTTGATTTATTAACAAGACGTTTCATGATAATTAGTTTGTTGGCGAGAAGAGCGAGAAACACgtgtttttttatcttttagaAAGAAAATTGAACCATAGTAAGCTTTGAATATATCCTCTTCTCATCACAGACCGAATCAACATTTCGGTGAATGACCTCATTATCAACTATCAAGGCattaagatgaaaaaaaaaaattatatttctgtttaATAATGTTAATTATGCAATCTTAATGATGGAATCATTTTACCGTATATAATCGGTTACGATGCTATGCAGAATTGTAAAGCGTGTGATTATGTTTTAAATAAAACAATGCTTTTCTTTCacgaaaatgaatgaattttctTTCACGAAAAACTGATATCATGTATTAATGCAATTTTCCAGTGTGTGTATATAAGAGAGAAGGGTATAGGGATCTTACCACGTAGTTTGCGTTGAAAGTGACAGCGAAGAAAACAATGGCGCCAAGCTCCAGGATCAATCCAAATGACTTCATAATGGAGAAGAAGGCCACTGGAATCGTGAAGTACTGCATTGTGGtcaggtgaaaggtcaaaggttgaaTTGGAGAAACCAACAATAGTATCGAACTATGCATCTGCACGATCTCAgttgaaatttagattttaaTTTTTAACAGATAAAAGAACTGTTACGTGGGAGACTGATCATGATAGAGAAATATAGctgatttagtcattcaataatgaaAACGGTTGTTTCGATGTAAGAATAAGATAAAACAATATCACTGAAACCGTCGTGAAGGTGGTTGGTCGGGACAAGCTGTAACATGCTAGAGTTTCTACAAAGTTAACTCATATTTATTTCCTCATTACCTTCTACGGAAAAGTCACAAGAGTATCTGAAGGAATTACCATTTGTAAAGTGAACGCGTAGACCTGTACAAAGGTAATTTGCAACGTTTTGGAGCACTTCAATAGAGTAAAGATCGCTATGAATTCAGTTTGATTCCTGCCTCatgttcacatacatgtactcaaTTATTGTGgacgaaatatttcaccttccACGCCCCACTTGAAACGTGTGGGTGATCGCGTAAATCttgatgtacagttgtattaaaTACTTCGATAATTCATATAAGGACCATCATGATAAACTGTTATGTAACAGCTGCATGATTAAATGAGACTGAATTGTCGTTATTGTTATATCGATATCTCTATTTAGTTTCATTGTTGTTAGCATCATTTTTGTGCCGATAACAGTATAGGTACATCTTAGTAGCAACTTCTTAGATATGACGTCAGGAGTTAGTAAACGTGTGTATAGGTCACTGGTAACATATGCGCGTTCATTCATGTCACCATACAACATTGTGCAGACCAGACAGATACTAACCCAGTAGGCACCAGCGAAGAGAACGAGTGCGAGCAGTGGGAAAATGACTCCAGTCATAGCGATCAGGAAATAGTGGAGGACCAACACGCCTTTGAAAGAAAATAACCAAGAAATTGGAGTAAATTTTATTTACATTGCATATAGCAATTATCACCATTCACTCTAAACAGTGCTATCATCGTGATGGTATCACGCACACAAGCAGTAAGTAATTATTCAAGAGATCTGCATCATTGGCATCAACTGAAAATTAAGATGATTGTTTGGTTTTCAGAGAAAAAAGTGTATCTTGAATATGTCGATGAAGATACGGATAAACGTGATCAAAAGAAGAAGGAGTATGTtatataccaaggaggtactaggctcgcGTAGTATCTCCTTGCATTCTCTCGAGGCAAAGAAGAGTGTATAGTCTAGTAACTTATGTGCTTGGCCTTTTCTGATACCGTTTACAAGGAAGGTTTCCATTAGGTTCAGCAAATCTTCAAAAAATCAAGAAACCATCCATGATGAAAGATTGGGGAAATGGATAATTTTTAAGCTTTACCTAACTATACTGGACTTTTCTTATAAGACAAAGGAAATTCTGTTGACCTTAATATCCCATAGGCATGAAGAATAATACTCCATTAATACATCCTAAAGTGACGAGTCAATGgaatatttcctttaaaaaaaaatgaatttagatTTATGGAATTCCTCGTAAATTCTCTCTATATtgtcctacttttttttttttttttaaatcacgcATTGATGTAAAGTTTCCATCCGAGGGCGACACATGGAATCATAACATAAAATCATGATAATTCAATGGATATTGGGATTcatctcaaactttcaccgtaTGTAGTTCACATATACTTTCTGCATTTTCTGAATCCACTATCTTGTTCAGGGAATCACCTCCCGTAGATCATTATTAAGAGAGGACAGGCTAAGTATGCACAATACCAACCTGTGTAGTAGGACTGATCAGTGAACTCAAAGGACCTAGCCAGGAGGTCTAAGAGAACCCAGACGTAGTATGCCGCACTGATAGCCGAGATTAACTGTCAGGTTTGCATGTAAGGAGaggaaggggagaaaaaaatccGAACATATTAATGTTGAAATCAAATGGTATAACATTCAATAATTGGCCAAGGATTATGCATTCGGATATAATCACTGCGTGTCTGATAGTAATAGGACAAGATGGTGTacattggaattataccatcaACTTTGTACACAGTTATTGCGTGTTTGCGAAAGGGAGCGTACATGAGCAACGGAACATTAatgcgtgtgtgtatgggggtggggggggggtgggcagcGGCCCATCTCATTTAACCCCATGGAATCTGTGGGTAAATCACTTGGGATGAGGCGCCCCCTCGGAAATCCTAGGTTATATAGGATTGACTTGAATAAGCTTGTCAACACCCCTGTGCCTTTTATTAAAGCAAGAAATGTTCACCTATACAGCCATGTGATCCTTTGCAGGAAGTGATGAGCTACATGtagtgctgaaaaaaaaaaaagatcgtcAGTGTTTTGTTTGCTGTTATTTTCGTTATCACCACTAATTTCAGGAAAAGTTAGCTTCAGCTAGTCATCACATTGATGAAAAACTTCAGGAGATATTCTATATTGGCATGTTAAGGctggtacatgtacagctgtactatAATTCAGTTTGTTACACAGCGCTGAAACACACATTATTATGATGGAGAAGAATTCTATAGTTTGACTTCGTCTTTTCCTACTAGtaacacacatacatgtttGTACACTCGCATACTCACGCACACGATAATTCGTTATGCTACTGTATTTAATGAGCTATACTAACACCATAAGTCATTATTTCCAGTAGTTGTTTTAGCATGGCATGGAGAAGGAGAGTCATTTTGTTGATCGCTTGAAGACTAACCTGTGTTTATAGGCTA of Diadema setosum chromosome 15, eeDiaSeto1, whole genome shotgun sequence contains these proteins:
- the LOC140238860 gene encoding uncharacterized protein, which translates into the protein MALTPYHCYCCLSHRSGGMLGAIITLLISAISAAYYVWVLLDLLARSFEFTDQSYYTGVLVLHYFLIAMTGVIFPLLALVLFAGAYWYFTIPVAFFSIMKSFGLILELGAIVFFAVTFNANYVTTSGLGDENYILGEIIWFGFRFIYDLHLIFATWSLYQENSNGNPEKGAQ